The following are from one region of the Elusimicrobiota bacterium genome:
- the secG gene encoding preprotein translocase subunit SecG gives MYGFILTIHIIVSVGLILIVLLQAGRGAGISGLFGGGGETGFGGPTTPVVIKKITATMAAVFMITALFLTVIASKKRSRSLAERIPPAPAQTQQQQPAPPENAPATPSVPTQP, from the coding sequence ATTCATTTTGACTATTCATATTATAGTAAGTGTTGGGTTAATCCTGATAGTGCTTTTACAGGCAGGTAGAGGTGCTGGTATTTCAGGCCTTTTTGGTGGTGGCGGTGAAACAGGTTTTGGTGGACCAACAACGCCAGTGGTTATCAAAAAAATTACAGCAACAATGGCTGCTGTTTTTATGATAACAGCATTGTTTTTAACAGTAATTGCGTCTAAAAAAAGAAGCAGGTCGCTGGCTGAAAGAATTCCACCTGCACCAGCCCAGACACAACAACAGCAACCTGCACCGCCAGAAAACGCTCCTGCAACACCATCAGTCCCAACGCAACCATAG